CATAATGAGTTCAAATGTTGCTTCGGCTCGTGATATTCCATTTGGTGGGAAAGTTATTGTTCTTGGTGGTGATTTTAGACAAGTGTTGCTAGTTATTCCGAAAGTAACTCGTGTTGAAATAGTTATGGCTTCAATTAATTCGTCAATTCTTTGGAAGCATTGTAAGGTAATGTGGATGACAAAAAATCTTAGGTTGGCAAAGAACTCTGTTTTGTCAAATTTGGATGAAATAAAGGAATTCTCATACTGGATTTTAAAGATTGGTGAAGGTTCTTATGGGAATCAAAAGGAGGATAAAATAATTGTTGATATTCCAAGTGATTTACTTATTCCTCCAACTGACAATCCTATTCAGGATATTGTTTCAGCGATATATTCAAATATTCATGATAACTATGGTAATGTTTCTTATTTTCAAGAACGTGCTATACTTGCTCCTACTGTTGATATTGTGCAACAAATAAATGACTATGTTGTTGATAGTTTTCCTGGTCCTGAGAAGGTTTATTTGAGTTCTAACTCTATTTGTCGTAGTGATTGTCAAGGTGCAATCGACACTGATTGGTTGACAACTGAGTTTTTGAACCAGATTACATGTTTTGGGATACCAAAACATGCTCTTAAATTGAAGAGAGGTGTTCCcattattttgttacaaaatatagATCAAGCAAATGGATTGTGTAATGAAACTCGACTCAATGTTCAAGATCTTGGAGAGAACATTATTGGGGCTGAAATTGTGTCTGGAAGTAACATTGGTGACAAAGTTTTTATTCCTCGGATGAATTTAATACCCAGTGATCCTGAAATCCCATTTAAATTTTAGCGTAGACAGTTTTCAGTTAGTCTTTGTTTTACAATGACTATTAATAAGAGTCAAGGGCAAACATTAGCTCTGGTCGGTATATATCTTCGAAGAGCAGTTTTTTCTCATGGTCAGTTGTATGTTGCAATATCCAGAGTGACAACAAGGTCAGGATTGAAAATATTATTATCTAATGAAAATGATGAAATGTGTAACCTCACATCAAATGTTGTTTACAAagaagtttttcaaaaaatataatttggtAAGTAGTTTCTTCTCTATGCTATATGAATATTTGTTGAAAAAGTTGAGGTTTGTTTGAGAAGTAttcttttctatttattttttattctatttggggtctatattttattttttgttcaaaattttgttaaaTTCATAGAGGAGCAAAAGATGTAGGAAAATTATACAATTTTTctgtataaaaaaaaattatttatgttaaGCTTGAAACTTATTTGCTAAAAACTCTTTAATTGttatatacattttttaaaGAGACTTTTATTGTTAGGTTTTTTTTGTGTCGAATAATATCTATTAGCTATTCTTTTAAAATgttcattatatatttatataatatcattttttaatGAGTTGATGACTTTTTTATTCATtagtaaataatttatttttttgtaagaGTTAGTTgtacattttttattaatatatttaaaatttaagttttattcaaaaacattttcttataattttatgttatagatttatgatttaagttacttagatatttttttgtttaaattgtATCGTATCTATTTgttttttgtatataaaaaaaaattaactcttAAAGAATGGTGCACACATACTAAAATTTaagttatttaaatttttagatgtGTTTAGATTATTAGATGTAATAAATACTCTTAagacaaattattttatacaaacTAGTGCACacctatttttaaaaaaattaactcttaaaatttttagatgtatttaaataatttcatattgtttagtaaataaatatatttattgtttaaaaattatattatattaataaaagatgaagttatttgttaaaaaattttaatttattttataaatattttaaatattgaaatttaatttaaacctaaaattttattaattcattttatcattaaattgtattttattttcaattgaaATTTaagttatctttaatttttcaaatgtGTGGCTACGAAGCTGCGTATATCTTGAAAATGGAAATGGTATTGGAATTTTTGGAATAACTCCACTAACTTTGGTTAGAACAAGGTCATGGTTACACTGCGTGTTTGCTTCCTTGTTTTGACATTAAGAGCTTCTTCTTAACGTATAAGAAATGTTACACTTGATTGTGACTCTTTATGGATTgggtttaattaattaattgtataAATTGATTGCTTAAAAATCGAAATTAAAGAGTGAAAGCCAAATGATCAAAATTGGCCTATTGGATATGGTTCATATACCCTTCACCAATTCCtatcaataataaatataattttaattaaatagaCAAAGATTGATGTGATAGAAAAATCTCTCtttcaagataaaattattatgcagtcacaaaaaaaaagataaaattattatGTGAAATCCTCACCCATTCTCCATATCCTTTCAATTTGCCTCATCCCTATAAACCCTTTTTCCACAGCTATCATGTTTTACTTTTTCTTATTCCATACCCTATAAATCTCTTTTCACTCCTGTTCCTATTTCAATTTTAGGGGTCTTTTTCATAGGGCATGATGGCATTCGCGTTCTTCTCCTTCCCAGGCTCTCTGTTTCATGTCACTCAACATCTCTTCCATAGACCTGGAAAAACTACCCACTATATGAAGGGAGCACAAGTTGCTATTAGGTGTTGCTAAACACATTTTTCCTGCTACAGTGTTTCTTGGGTTCCCATGATGGCAGCGATGAAGAGCTTCTCTTTCCTATATGATGGTGACATGGTGAAGATCTTCTGTCAGAACATGCATagaaatttttattgatttgaCGAACGTTTCCTATTAGCAATCACAGGGCACAATAGGATTCAATACACAAGTACTCTTATTAGATTTGTAGTTGCCTATCAAATTGGTAATTGTAACTACTTCTACTTCTTTACTGTGATTTTGTATCTAACTGAGTCATTTTTCTTTATGTGGAAGTGACTGATAGATTCAAATAGCTATTCCTTAGGGTTACTGTTGATCATGATGATTCTAATATCTACTGGCTGTACTCTAGTTGAAATTGTTTTGGAGTAGGTgtattaggattttcatttcaTTGATTTTGAATGTTATTGGAATTTgttatttctaatttttcaaattgttttatTGGTCCCAGAAAAAGAGTTTCCTTTTGTATGTTCTTTCTTCTCTGAATTAATATTCAACATTGGGTATATCCTTTCATTTCTTGTGCTGGTTCTGGCGATGGATGCAGCAAATGAGATTTGTATGGTGTCAACTGATTCACAACAATACCTTTGTAACATTACTCCTTGGAAGGAGTATTGGAAAATAACTGTTAGGGTGATCAGGATGTGAAGTTCATGTGATCCCAGAGAGGAGACTGACGAACCTGTTTTTCTTCAAATTGTGGTCATGGATAAATCAGTGagttgttatatatattttgagaCATTTTTTAATCCGAGAGTTATTATATATGTTTTCagaattttgtttaatttttcaagtttaCTCTCTGCTGCAGATTCAgtctatttaattttgttttgttttgagTTGAATCTGATATTTCAATAGAAGGTTTTTCATCATTAGAAGAAGCTATGTGAAATGTAGAAAATTATAATTCACAGTTTTatgattctaatttttttttgttgttattgGTATGAGGTCTTTCTTAATTGTTTGGTATGCATAATCTTATTTGTGTAAATTAATGCATGAAAACTGCTTGATAGAATGTCTATGTGAATAATTTGAAAGATAAATTTAATGCTGTATATCTGTCGCATTAGTACACAGTTCTATCCTTGGCAATTTTTCTGTgactttcttcatttttcattcttttaaaCATGTTATTTAATACAAAGACATAGATATGTTGATTACTTGCTTTGTTTAACTTGTGTTGGTCTTTGGAATCTGTTGATAATTGAAGTTTtgctatttactattttattttttttattctacaaGGGCATGGATTCAACAGAACTAGACAATCAATCATGGTGgtttagttttaatttgttCTTTGGATAGGACAATGCTTATTTAATGTGTTCTTACTTGAGTTGAATTTTTGTTTAACTTGTGTGTCACTCTAAAATATGCCAATGCTTGAGATGTTGTTCATTTGAAGGAAAACAGTTTTCAGAATTAGTAGAATCAGAACTTCAATAGAAATGCTGAGTTTTGTAAACTTTTCTTTATGAATCGAATAACAGAGTACAAGCTTGATTGTGTAAATTTCGCTCATGATTCATGATCTAGATTGGTTCAAGTCTGTGGTTAAAATGGTTAGAAAGAAAGTTTAGTAATATAAAGTTGAGCAAATGGGTCATGTATGATTCTAATCCTTACAATTTCATCAATCAAAAGGAAGCCATTAATGGAATATATAGTCAGTCAAAAAGTAATAGTTATATGAAGCAAACAAATCAGTCTTTTTTCTATCTAGCAAGTTATTTTGTTGCTTGAGTTTTTTCTAGGACCGCAAGGGTATTTTTAATTGTGAGGTAAAAATAAAGTCAAAATTTTCATAGATAAATTTAATGCATAAAATATAcactttgataaaaaaaattttctatacTACAGAGTGATACTTCTAAATAAATATCTTCATAAAACTTTGGTTGAAATTGTTAGAGCTTATTGAATATAAGTTGGATTGTATACTATAGAATCCTTGTGCTTCAACACTAACTAACTAACAACCATAGAGGATGAACTAAATTGCCTATGAAATGTCtaagaaaaatattacaaaGATTTTAGAAACTAATTCAACGAATTCTACTTTGATTACAAATGTAAAAACAAGATTAGAGCAAAATCTATCTGCATCTAAGCCTACAAATCTCAATCAATAGTTAGGACTAATGGTCTCCACAAACCATGCTACAAAACCTGAAGGATTTTCATTTCCTTGACAATTAATAGTACTCAAtccaattaaataaaatatcttctagatatattttttattttttaattaaaaacagTTTTATGTTTTTCAAAtaatcattattttattttgaaattccTTTTTCATAGCTTTGTTAAGTTTACAATTGAATtgataattcttttctttttaaattttaaacaataaatttattcaaaaaataattaatttaactacTCATCTATTTTTATGTGTGTAATTTTCTCCCTAAAATCCTTTTTACATTTTTTGTCCACTTATGATTTTTATTAGTCACATAAAATTTATCTgaaattataaatattcaatcccttttatgttatattatttgtttttgttgatgCATCATATAcaattttgaatatttattttataaaatctaTAATTTAGAAAAACATGGAATTATACGGTACAGAATAAGAAGATCTCCCACTCAtgttacatttttattattgatgAATTCTGCATATAACACCAATAAATTCTATTTCCTTTTCTACCTTGACCCCCATCTTCCATCTTCCGacttttctttacaattttctaGGCTCCTACACTTGGCTGTTTGCACCTCTTCAATTCTTTCCAATGGTAATGATTTCTTCCCAAACTTCATTATCCTGTATTTGTTTATCTTCAGAGTTTTTGGTTCTTGATTCTCCAACTAATCCAGATAATAGTAAATCATAGATTAATTCATCGTCTTTTTTCGCATCTAACCACAATTTGGTGGCACCATGCCTGAAaaatatctataattttatcaGATTTTACCAATAAATTTCTCCTATACTTCAATACTAATACTACTTAGTCTCATTATTtgcttaattttttattctccctcaattttataTTTGGTATTCTACGTATCTTTATTTAGTTTCTTATCTCACATGCTGTGGTAGTTCTCATTTAGTAATTTTTGGAAATGACATACTCATTTAGTGCAATGACATACTTTATAGTTTCTCAAGTAAAAATTTACtcataataaaatttgaattttctatATAATTTGTTCTGAGTTTTGGTATATTATTTCTACCTTTTATGTTCGGTTCAAAGATGCATAACTTTTATTTCGTTATTTGTTCTCAGCTTTTCTGTGTTGTTTGTGGATTTTATTATAGGATAAAAATGCTAAAATAATTAGAATAGCGTGAAAGTGTAGTCTGTGTGTTCAAATCAGTTTAATGAAAATTTAGTTTCATCAATTAGTCACTTGAATTGGATATTACCTATTTAGTGAAAAAACATGGTCTAAAATTTcagttttttatattttctcatTAAAAAGGTTGAATgttcctttttgttttttgtcaAAAGTTTGGGTGTATAATTTGGATATTTAACTTGgagtttataaattttaaaagtttttcaaaataattaaacaattGTGAATTTAACTTAATCAATTTGTGTGCACTTTCTTAAAAGTAGCTGAGTTCAACAAGTTGTATAAAAATTCCAACTGCTAACCAAGCTTTATGTTCTAGTCTATGTAGTTTATcattttatattgtattttgtgccACATAATTTATGAAGTTAAACAATTTTCCTTAAAAATTGGATTGTGTTACATTATTTCTAAATTAGTGTGAGAGGAACAAATTTGTTTTCATGGTTAGAAAAAAGAAATTCACTCatattttgaagtgattttttgtaaatttatttaaaaataaagttttctatcttttataattagtaattttatgctaaccattttttttcttttgccattattaaaaaaataataaaaaaatttaatgatcATACTTCGAATAATGTTTTTAAGAAAGATTggaataaatatataaattatttgttaGTTATCAGAAGATGGTGCATTTTTTTGTAAACcggtataatttaaattagaaaaactaatataccatttttttaaaaagcaATTTTATCAAAAGAATTAAACTATTTAAGagactaataataatttattacaattttaattagaaaactaatatattattcttttaaaatctattttatcaaaataattaaactatttaagagacaaaaataataatttattctcaattaaatttttaatatgattaCATCAATGGTTGGTTTATGTACGCTTTAGAAGACACTGGAGGAAGCAATTCTATATGCAGTTTAATTTTCCAACCTCTTTGACGGTTATtccatatatataaaatacaataattcataaaaatatatCACTTACCCAATAAAGTGAAATAGAGCGCGGCTTGTGTGGTTTACTACAAAAAATTCTTATAGATTTTACAACACTAGAATCCAtgaatggtggtggtggtggtttgAGTTGTGCCTTCAATTAAATTTGCACTTAATCTCATTtgcatttttaaaaattaaatggaatcaaattaaaaaagtaacttattatttttaacaatttaTATTTACTGTGGTTTTCTGAATATTTTAATGTTTATTCCATTTTTTATATGGTTAATACATATGTAAATTTTCAACTTAAAACTCCTAACATGTTTTGATCTTTAATCTTTCTTATTAATGGTGATAGTATTGTGTTTGCATGTGAACAAGACACTATATGCTTCTAACTTTgttgtttatatttataaattgtGTTTGCTGTCATGTAATTTATGAAGTTGAACAAGATACAGTGTACTTTGAAGAAGGAGGTCATTAATCAATTCCGAAAAATTCTCAAAGAAGGAGAGCTGTATTCTATATCTCGATTCACAGTAGTTTCAAATATTGGTGCAGCAAAAGTTGTAAAGCATCGATATAAGTTGCTTTTTCAGTTTGACATGGAGGTTATTCCAATTTCTGATGTTGAGTTTTCAGAGGCTTCATATTCATTAGAGACTGTTGAAAGTGTTGTTCAGATGGGACAAGATTAAGTCTACTTGATCGGTATAATTATGATTTACTATCTTAAATGTACTCTAATCACAAATAAAATGGATATGTTTGTTATAAATTATCATTGTGTGTTAATCTCTTTCTGTTTGATGTGATCAGATGTCATGGATTTTCTGATAAGTGTTCGTGACTATTCTGATGTTGAACTTGACGatggaaaaaaatttaaattagttctCATCTAGTTGTATTCAAATGGGTTAGCATTTTATTTGATTGTTTATTGTTTGTTGCGATTTTTAGTATCTGATTTGGATTTTTTCATTCTTTATATGTCCATATTAATGGAGTCTATTAATAAACAAATTAGTTAGTACTTATGTTGAACACGTCATATTGTAGCTCTTATCTCACCTGTAATTTATTTGGAGATTTTTTAACAAATATGCGGTTGGCTCTTATGAATGCTGTCTCGCAACCGTCAATCATTTTACTCCAATCTGTCAAGGTCAAGATTTATGAAGGTATTCTGAATTTTCTTTTAGAATTCATTGTTTCGTAAAAAATTTCAGTACTAAACATATGGCTTCAAATATTTAAGTTACACCTGATTTACAtaagttttataaaaaattagtagGTTATTATAATGtgtgaataaaaatattttaattaatgtcaATCTAATTATAAATGAATAATcccaaaattaaaaacaaagatAATGGAAAGATTAGAAGCTTTGGAGCATGTGATAAATATGATATTTTGAGTATAAACTCAGTCAAAAAAAATTGTTAGAGAGGTTTATGCCCTTATTAATATActattgataataatatttgattttatGACTTCAATTAGAATTATTTTCGGATGATAAAGTTTATTTTGATGTTATTTTTTCacagaaaaaataatatattgattttgattatttttattttaccaatAATAGGAAAGGTTGTAGCTCAGAATGTAATAGATTGTACCAAAATCATGATCAATCCTGATATTCCAGAGGCTGTATGTTTTATTACTAGGTGAGCATCAATTTTTCTTCTAATTGGTGTTATGTATTTTGTGTATATTGACATTAATGTTGGTATTTAGTAACTTTTTTTGTGACTATAAAATATGTAGATTGGATCATTCGGAGTCATATTTTATTAACTCTATGACCCTTGGTAATGAATTTATTGTTGCTGATGTCGATGATGATTTTGTCAATCTCTCTATGAATAGGAGTATTAAGGAATTAAGAGAAAATGATGCGGTTAGTGGAACTTAATTTGTCATTTTTAGGATTGTTGTAAACTATGTGTAACTTTGCTTATTATAGTTGtctttctttgaaattttatttttgtgttgcTCATCATTGTAATTATTTCTAATTCAATATTTGTAATATAGGATGGTTTCTTCAATGTTGTTGCTAAGATTAAAAGTATATGTAATAATTTTGATTGGTGGTACTACTCATGTGTCTGTGGTTATCCTTTGGAGCTTTTTAGAAGTCATTTCAGTTGTTCCGAATGtggaagaaaaataaagaatgaTGTGAAGAAGTATGTCCGATTTACTTCTAAGAAATATCATatgttatataatttatatgtgAAATTAGTTCATTGTTAAAAGatcttataattattttatgtcTTAATTTAGGTACAAGGTTTTAGTAGATGTTGAGGATGCTACTGGAAGTGCTAGATTTGTTTTGTATGACCGTCCTACAGCGCTCTTATTAAGGAAAAAGCTCATTGaggtttgatgagcggataatttgtatactttttggcattgtttttagtatatttttgttatgatttagttagtttttattatatttttattagtttttaattaaaattcacttttctggactttactatgagtttgtgtgtttttctgtgatttcaggtattttctggctgaaattgagggacctgagcaaaaatctgatccagagactcaaaaaggactgcagatgctgttggattctgacctccctgcactcgaagtggattttctggagctacagaagcccaattgggcgctctcaacggcgttggaaagtagacatcctgggctttccagcaatatataatagtccatactttgcccaagatttgatggcccaaaccggcgttcaaagtcacctcaagaaattccagcgttaaacgccggaactggcacctaattgggagttaaacgcccaaactggcactaaagctggcgtttaactccaaggagagtctctacacgaaaaagcttcattgctcagcccaagcacacaccaagtgggcccggaagtggatttttatgtcatttactcatctttgtacaccttaggctactagttttctataattaggacctttttctattgtattagacatcttggtagctatcttttaattttatgctatcttagatcattgggaggctggcctcacggccatgcctagaccttgttcttatgtattttcaacggtggagtttctacacaccatagattaaggtgtggagctctgctgtacctcgagtattaatgcaattactattgttcttccattcaattccgctt
The Arachis stenosperma cultivar V10309 chromosome 7, arast.V10309.gnm1.PFL2, whole genome shotgun sequence genome window above contains:
- the LOC130940011 gene encoding uncharacterized protein LOC130940011, with amino-acid sequence MTNKLAFEALDRTFRDIMSSNVASARDIPFGGKVIVLGGDFRQVLLVIPKVTRVEIVMASINSSILWKHCKVMWMTKNLRLAKNSVLSNLDEIKEFSYWILKIGEGSYGNQKEDKIIVDIPSDLLIPPTDNPIQDIVSAIYSNIHDNYGNVSYFQERAILAPTVDIVQQINDYVVDSFPGPEKVYLSSNSICRSDCQGAIDTDWLTTEFLNQITCFGIPKHALKLKRGVPIILLQNIDQANGLCNETRLNVQDLGENIIGAEIVSGSNIGDKLNKIQCTLKKEVINQFRKILKEGELYSISRFTVVSNIGAAKVVKHRYKLLFQFDMEVIPISDVEFSEASYSLETVESVVQMGQD